The window GAAGGTGGGGTCGGCATCGCACCCCATCCGTAACGCGGGATCCGGTATGGTTCGTGTTTTTGCCTCTCGGGCGTCGGGGCGATCCAGGGTGCCAGAATGGCGACAATCACAAATCCCACGAGCAGGATTAGCCCCAGCATCGATATTGGATTTCGGATCAGCTTCTTCAGCATCATACCGCTACTCCAATCTGACCCTGGGGTCTATGATAGCATACATGACGTCCACAATCAGGTTTGCCGCCACGAGCAGAACTCCGTAGAACAGCGTGGATCCCAGAACCATAGTGTAGTCGAGCTGCTGAGCTGCTGTAGTGGTAAGGAGGCCGATCCCCTTGAAGTCGAAGACAGTCTCGGTGATGGCCATGCCACCCAGAAGGCCCAGGACCATGAGGCCCGCCACCGTTGCAACTGGGATCATGGCGTTCCGCCTCACGTGCCGGCTGATCACGAGGCGCTCACGGAGGCCTTTCGCCCGGGCGGTTCTGACGTAGTCTTTATTCAGGACATCGAGCATGCTCGAACGCGTGATCCTGAGTATGAACGCCCACCACAGGTAGGCGAGGGTTATCGTAGGTGCAATCAAGTGCCTGACAGCGTCCCAGAACACCCGCCAGTTCCAATTGAGTATGGCGTCCACCGTGTGCATGCCGGTGTACTGCCGGAACTCCGGCGACAGAACGATTTGGTAGGCCCAGGTGGATAGCCGGCCGGGTGGGAACCATCCGAGCACACCATAGAAGTACATGAGCATGATGAGGCCGCCAACGAAAGACGGGAGGGACCACCCTATGATCGCGAAGATGCGAGTGGCGTGGTCCAGAAACCTGTTGTGGTGCATTGCGGAAATGGTTCCGAGCCATATGCCGCCCAGGACCACCGGTATGAATGAGAATAGCGCAAGTTCAAGTGTGGCGGGGAATCTCGCCTTGATCGCCTGTAGGACGAACATGTTGGCGGATTGGGAGTACCCCAGATCTCCCCGTAGCAAGTTACCTAGCCACCTGAAGTACCTTATGTGGATCGGATCGTTCAGCCCGTACTTCCTCACCAGGGCGTCGAGGTTCTGGTTCTTGAGCTCCTCGGGGGACTTGATGTAAGCGCTTACCAGTTGGTAAGGGGAGAGGAACGACATCGCCACGAATACAAGAAGGGTCACCCCGATCAGGACCACTGGCAAGAACAGGAGCCTTCGGGCAATGTAGGTCAGCATGTTCCAGTACTCCTCGAACTAGAATTGGCGCCTGCGCTCCCGCGCCCGGAGGGGTGGGGGAGGGCTGCCCCACCGGCAGTCCCTCCCCTTCCCCTGTCCTCGCAGTTGGATCCGAGACGCCTCTACTTCACGTCTTTCCAGAGGCTGTAGAAGTCGTACCTGGCGCTGTTGGCCGGGTGGAAGGAGAAGCCCTTCACCCAGTCTCTATGGACCCGCTCCTCGGTGGGCTCGATGTAGAACATCGCAACTGCCTTCTCGAAGGCGAGCGCCTGAAGTTTCTTGTAGACCTCTGCGCGCTCCGCAGAAGTGGACGCGGAGATTCCCTGGTTGATTAGGGGATCGAACTCGGCCTTGGCGAGGTCGATCAGGCCCTGGCCGCAGTATCCCGCGAACGCACCTGCCGAGTGCATGTATGGGAAGTAGAAGTTGTGGACGTCCGGGTAGTCCATGTGCCACCCCATGAAGAAGACGGGCAGGGCCGACGCGCGGAGCTTGCCGAGGTAGGTGGACCACTGCATCCCCTGGACATCGATCTTGAACTTCGGGTTGATGGACTCGATGTTCGCCTCGAGGATCTCCGCAGCGGTCTTCCGAAGCTCATTGCCGGTATTGTAGAGGATGGTGAGCTTGAAGCCCTTATTCCACAGCTCACCTCCGAAGGCCTTCTTGAACTCAGCCTCGGCCTTCTTGAGGTCGTACTTGAACCACTCCTGGTTCTTGTTGACGTAGGGCAGGATCTGCGGGGCAGGCCCGACTGGCTTCAAGGCACGGCCTTCCATCACCTGCTGGATGTAGGTGTCGTAGTCGAAGGCGTAGGCAAACGCCCTGCGGACGTTGACGTCGGCGAAGAAGTTGCTTGGCACTCCATTGCCATCCAGCTTACCGCTGCCAACGATATCCTCGTTGCCTTCAACAGGGATGGTGAAGTTGAACAGGAGCGTGGTGTTGGTGATGACAGGCAGATTCTCGATGACGACGATGCCAGGGACGTTCCTGACCTGGCTGAGGTACTGCCGATCGACGTAGGCAGCGTCTGCCTCGCCGGTCTTGAGCATCAGGATTCTGGTGTTGGTCTCATCAATGTACTTGATGAACACCGTCTCGAGCTTGGCCGGGCCCTGCCAGTACCCATCATGCCGCTTGAACACGATTTGCCCGCCACTGCGGTCCCAGGTCTCTACCTTGAATGGGCCAGTACCCATGGTTCGCTCGTAGAGGGTCATGCTCTCCTTCGGCGGATCGTACCACTTGACCCAGGTGTCAGGCTTGCCATCCCAGGCGCCGTTCGCGATCATCCACTTCT is drawn from Bacillota bacterium and contains these coding sequences:
- a CDS encoding ABC transporter permease, translating into MLTYIARRLLFLPVVLIGVTLLVFVAMSFLSPYQLVSAYIKSPEELKNQNLDALVRKYGLNDPIHIRYFRWLGNLLRGDLGYSQSANMFVLQAIKARFPATLELALFSFIPVVLGGIWLGTISAMHHNRFLDHATRIFAIIGWSLPSFVGGLIMLMYFYGVLGWFPPGRLSTWAYQIVLSPEFRQYTGMHTVDAILNWNWRVFWDAVRHLIAPTITLAYLWWAFILRITRSSMLDVLNKDYVRTARAKGLRERLVISRHVRRNAMIPVATVAGLMVLGLLGGMAITETVFDFKGIGLLTTTAAQQLDYTMVLGSTLFYGVLLVAANLIVDVMYAIIDPRVRLE
- a CDS encoding ABC transporter substrate-binding protein — protein: MRTKLVAVAIAALMVVGMVAPALAQKTDPKTFVYAMFGDVDSLDPAYAYDTASGEVIHQCYDNLVAYDGNKLDAFVPMLATQVPTKANGLISADGKTIKFPIRKGVKFHNGDILTPADVEYTFERAMLADPAGGPIWMFFEPLLGVQTLRDVVPMVGGPEKFDDMSKLDPAILRKVYDKVAKTVEVEGDYVVFRLAMPYEPFMQILAKGGSWSSIVNKKWMIANGAWDGKPDTWVKWYDPPKESMTLYERTMGTGPFKVETWDRSGGQIVFKRHDGYWQGPAKLETVFIKYIDETNTRILMLKTGEADAAYVDRQYLSQVRNVPGIVVIENLPVITNTTLLFNFTIPVEGNEDIVGSGKLDGNGVPSNFFADVNVRRAFAYAFDYDTYIQQVMEGRALKPVGPAPQILPYVNKNQEWFKYDLKKAEAEFKKAFGGELWNKGFKLTILYNTGNELRKTAAEILEANIESINPKFKIDVQGMQWSTYLGKLRASALPVFFMGWHMDYPDVHNFYFPYMHSAGAFAGYCGQGLIDLAKAEFDPLINQGISASTSAERAEVYKKLQALAFEKAVAMFYIEPTEERVHRDWVKGFSFHPANSARYDFYSLWKDVK